The Zingiber officinale cultivar Zhangliang chromosome 9A, Zo_v1.1, whole genome shotgun sequence genome window below encodes:
- the LOC122018666 gene encoding nuclear transcription factor Y subunit B-3-like, with the protein MADSDNDSGGQGHGHAGAAPREQERFLPIANVSRIMKKALPANAKISKDAKETVQECVSEFISFITGEASDKCQREKRKTVNGDDLLWAMTTLGFEEYVEPLKVYLQRFRETEGEKSGASASSSQLQPKDASAVGGGGSSVAMATNVGGYAGGGAPPMYVGGMRMMVGQQMYAAPPSSSAYHQHQMAVPGKSSIGSGAGAGGNSSSPKPGFK; encoded by the coding sequence ATGGCCGATTCGGACAATGATTCGGGCGGGCAGGGCCACGGCCACGCGGGGGCGGCGCCGCGGGAGCAGGAACGCTTCCTTCCCATCGCCAACGTGAGCCGCATCATGAAGAAGGCTCTCCCGGCGAACGCTAAGATCTCCAAGGACGCCAAGGAGACGGTGCAGGAGTGCGTGTCGGAGTTCATCAGCTTCATCACCGGCGAGGCCTCCGACAAGTGCCAGCGCGAGAAGCGCAAGACCGTCAACGGCGACGACCTCCTCTGGGCCATGACCACCCTCGGGTTCGAGGAGTACGTCGAGCCGCTCAAGGTCTACCTCCAGCGCTTCCGCGAGACGGAGGGGGAGAAGAGCGGCGCCTCCGCATCCTCGTCGCAGCTCCAGCCGAAGGACGCCTCCGCCGTCGGAGGCGGCGGCTCCTCCGTAGCCATGGCGACCAATGTGGGCGGTTACGCCGGCGGCGGCGCGCCGCCGATGTACGTCGGTGGAATGAGGATGATGGTGGGCCAGCAGATGTACGCCGCGCCGCCTTCTTCCTCGGCGTATCACCAGCACCAAATGGCCGTGCCCGGCAAGAGCAGCATCGGAAGCGGCGCCGGCGCCGGCGGGAATTCGTCGTCTCCTAAGCCGGGATTTAAATAG